A stretch of DNA from Nitrosopumilus zosterae:
CCACGCCATAGTCAAAAGTAAATGTAACAAAAGCACTCAAATCCTTAGCGGTGTTTTGAAGTGGTTCCTCATACTCATTTACAATCGTAGTTGTTTGCCAAGCAGTGTCTCCCTGAAGAGAATCATAATTCATATTCAATGGTTTCAGACCTGAACATTCAAATCCTAATTGATATGCGGTTACAAATCCACTCTTTTTTGTAAATCCTTCTTCTTTATCTGTAAGAGTTGTAATTTTTGCACTCTCTACATGACAACTTCTGAAATCGAATCCTCGCAATGTTTTATCACCATTAGTAAATTCTACTAATGCATCAAAATCATCATTAGATTGTGCAGTTAGTCCGGATACTTTTCTAGCGTTATCAATTTTGCTTTGCAACATTGGATAATTATCCAAAACTCCTTCTACTGTGAATTCAGCCTTTGCATTTCGTCCAGTTTCACCATATCCTGAAACTAGATTAAATGATGGGAATTCAATCCTCTCCTTTCCTTCATTAAAGGAGAAGGTTACTGAAGTTTTCACATCGTTTGCATATTTGAATGGAGATTCACCATGATCTATAATGGTTCCAGAAACAATTTTTGCTGAATCATTATTGGAATTTAGTCCACTACATACAAAGTCAATTTTATCAACTATTGCAAACCCGACACCAGCAAAATAACTTTCATAGTCATTTGAGTCAAGTGTTTCGACTTGATAGTTGTCAACTCTACAATTGGTATAAACAAGAGAGACTACATTTTCACCGTTTTTTACAAAATTAGCATCAACATCAAAGTATTTGAACTGATGATCAAATGCTGCGTTTGAAGAACGGTAAATATACGCCTCATCCATTGCCTTGTGCAATAATGGGGAATCTGCCACAGTACCTTCTACTGAAAATGAAACGCCAGCATCATCAACCATATTTTCACCCATTGTAAAAACAGGGAATTCATATGTTTCAGTTCCATCTCGGAATTGAAATGTCAATACCGGCATTACATCGCCAATCATTTGGTATCCTTCACTTTCTTCTGCATACGCATTTGAAAGGTCAAAAGAAGTTACGGCAAATAATGCAACAATGCTAAAAATTGCAATGTTCTTTGCGTTTTTGTAAGTCATTGAGAAACAAAAAAGAAATACGACCTATAAGTTGGATCCTCACTTTATCCGAGTGGAACATATGTGTAGATAGTACCCGTAATACTATATAGAGAGTTTTTGATTCTAAAGGTTTGTTTCAAGAAAATAAAATTAAAGAACAACCATATTAAAAAAATAAAATTAAAAAGGAAAGAGTTTAGACTTTGAGAATTCCTTGTTTAATTAGGAATTGTAGTCCGTTGATGTAGTCTTGATCAGATATCAGTCCTTCTGACCACCATTTTGCATTGTCTCTGATCCATTTTGGAATCTCTAGCGATCCAGTGCTTGCTGCTTTGTAATCCCAAAGAATTTCTCCATCATATGTTACTTTGGACAATCCTTGTTTTCCCAGTTCTACAACCTTATCGGCAAGTGGAACATATAGTAAGCTTGATGAGAATTCTTGACCATCAGTTATCATCCAATGAATCATGTGAATTACAGCTTTTGCTTGATCTTTGTTTTTAGTTACTTGTTTCAGATCATCATATACAAGAAGATATGTGAAGCTTGCAATTGGATATGAATCAGGACCGGGGGCATTAACAATTGAGACGTGAGCCCAACTATCTTCAGATGCCGGTAAAGTATCTGCCACCCCACTAGATGCAGCAGAAATACTGTCTAATGTAGGCTCGATGAATGCAGTTTTGTCAGCATTTTGAATTGATGCATAGCTCATTCCTGTTTGGAATGCATATGCAAGTTCAATGTAGCCAATCGCATATTCAGTAGATTTCACAATTCCAGCAACACCTTCATTTCCTGCTGATGCAAGACCTGTAGGCCATGGAACCGATTTTCCTGCACCTATCTTCTCATCCCAAGTTGGGCTGACTGTAGTTAGGTAATCTGTAAAGACGAATGTTGTCCCAGAACCGTCAGATCTATGTGCGGTAACAATATCTTTGGCAGGAAGATTCAATCCAGGATTTTCTGCAGTGATTGCAGGGTCATTCCATTTTGTAATTTCTCCCAAGAATATTTTAGAGACAACATCTGCTGTTAGTTTTAGTCCTTTGTTTGGAACTTCAGGGATGTTGTAAGCAACTACTACTCCGCCGATTGATTCAGGGATGTGTAGTGTTCCCGGAGCTAACTCTCTTTCAGATTCCTTCATAGGGGCATCGGATGCTGCAAAGTTTACGGTTTTTTCAATGTGTTGTTTAATTCCACCGCCACTTCCAATCGATTGATAGTTGAGATTTACATTGTTGTATGCATTTTTGTACTCAACTCTCCACAAATCAATCAGAGGGAATGGAAACGTTGCACCTGCCCCTGTCAAATTAAATTCAACGTTTGGGTTAGGTGCATCTGGCATTGAAGAAGCGTTTGCGTTTAATGGTGGCAAGATAGCAACAAGTGTTGCGATCAAAAGTATCGATGTTATTTTTGCTCTCATTGAACTAACGTGTTTAGAAATTTATTTACAAATATCAATAATAGATTACGAAAAAACAAGATCACCCTGTTTACTATATAGATTATTTATGATTCGCAGTTTATCAGCAGATCGGTTTGAGAATCTGCTGGAGAGTAACATCCATCAGAGTCATCTCCGCCATCCATCACATCAGATCCAGAATGGGAATAAAGAATATCATATCCTGAATCACCTCTTAATACATCATTTCCAGAATTGCCCATCATAGTATCATTTCCATTATTTCCATAGATTACATCATCACCGTCACCTCCAAAAATACAATCATCCCCATCATTGCCGTTAATAATATCAACACCGCTTAGTCCAAAGATCAGATCATCGGCGGATGTACCTTGAATAAAGTCATCACCATCAGTTCCTATTATCATGTTATAATCAGAGTAAACATGTCCGCAGGCATTAATGGTGATGGTCTGGTATGTTTCTGCAGTATTGCCAGCATTATCAAATGCAATCCACGTAACCTTACTTACACCCAGAGAAAATTCTTCAGGAGCATTATTCAAAATTGCTTTCACTCCACTTTCAGTATCAGCAGCTAATGCCTGACCAATATCTACAAAAGTCAACAATCCAGTTGCGTCTAGAATCATGTTGCTTGGTGCCATGATTGTAGGGTCAATTTTATCAGAAGAATAATCCTCGCTGATTTCAGGTTCGATTATTTCAATTGTTTCAGAAACTTCTGGTTCAACATAGAACGGAGTTTCAAGAGAGTAAATTTTGTGTCCTGCAGAATCTACAACAAGTAACTCGCCATTAATGCCCAATGCAATATCAGTTGGAGAACTAAACATTTGAGGATAGGGTCCGTTTTTGTCAAAAATATTAAGAGTCAAACCAATATCTTGTTTAAGATGTAAAATTCTGCCAGTATCTGAATTTATAACATAGATTGTTCCGTTAGGATCAACTTCAATTCCTGAAGGTGAAAAAACATAATTCAATCCACGAAATTGAAATGACTTTATGAATGAACCGTCTGAATCAAATTTTTCGATTTTGCGATTTCCTTTATCAGTCACATATACGTCTCCTTGTTCATCAATATCAATTCCAATTGCAGTAAGAAATTGACCAGAACCCATTCCGCTTGTACCAAATGATAAGACAAATTCGCCGTCAGAAGTAAATTTTTGGATTCTTTGATTGCCGGTATCTACAACATAAACAAAGTTATCAGAATCAACTGCAATCCCATTTGGATATTTGAATTCCCCGTCATGTATTCCTTTACTGCCCCATTGATCAGCAAACGTTCCATTAAGATAGAATTTTTGAATTTTATGCAAGTCATGGTCTGCAACAAAAATAAAATCACTACTCACGGCAATTCCAGAAGGATAGTGAAATTCTCCAGGCAAGGTTCCACTTTGCCCCCAATGAGTAAGGTATTGGCCATCACTAGAGAATTTTTGAATTCGCTTATTGCCCAAATCACTTATGTATGAATTTCCATCTGCATCAACTGCAATAAATTCAGGATACGAAAAATATCCAGGTTTTGATATTCCAAACTGACCCCATTCAGATATCAGATCATAATCTCCTAGGGCAAATGAAGATGGAACTGCACTAAACGCTAAGAATATTGAAAAAAACATGATAGGTAGGACAAACTTTGACAACAGTTACTTTTGCTAAAATTTGGCAAAGATCATCAGAGTTAACAATTATTCCATTTTTTGTCAACTTTGTGTCAGAATGGCTTGTTTACTTCACGCGTGAACACATAGCTTGCAAGACCTACCATTACAAGAACAAACACGGAGATGACTCCAAGGCTCAAAGCTATTGAGATCCCACCTTCAGAGATGCCTGTCATCAGCTCCCTGACCAGCAATACAGTGTAGGTAACAGGATTGAGTTTTGCTATCATTGCAAGCCAGTTGGGCAGTAATTCTAGTGGAAATAATGCAGGGCTCAGCATGAATAAAGGCATGCCAAGAAAATTGATCACACCCCAAAAAGTTTCCTGAGATTTTGCAGTTGCGGCAACAATCACTGAGATTCCTGAAAAACCCAATGAAAACAAAATCACTATTGCCATGATAGGGGCAATCATTATTGGATTTGGAAAAGTAACACCTATTGCCAAAGCAATTCCCAGAATTAAACTAGCTTGCATTGCTGCAATCAATGAAATTGCAGACATTTTTCCAAGTGCAATTGCAGAACGAGAGATTGGAGAAGTAAGAGCCTTATTCATAAAACCATAACGTCTATCCCAAAGAGTATTAACACCACCAAAAATACTTGTAAAAATTGCAGTAAGAATAATGACGCCAGGTGCCATAAACTCAATGTATTCACCTTCAAAACCGACTGACTGAATGAGGGGCTGAGTTCCTGAAAAAGTATTTCCAATAACAATTATCCAAATTGCGGGTTGAATCAAACGAATCAAAACGCCGCTTCTAGATTTTTTGTATCTTTTTAGTTCTCGCCAAAAAATCGTATAGGTATCATACATCAAAGTATTCATGCACGTAACCCCTTCATCTTGGCATGCTCTCGTTTTCGATTAAACTTTGAATCATCATCCCTTATTTCATGACCAGTATAGGAGAGAAAAACATCATCAAGTGTTGGTTGAGTCAGAGCAATTGAAGTAATTTTTATTTTTAGTGTGGATGAAATTTGGAAAATTTTTGGAATGACCTCCGTTCCATTTGATGCAAACAAAGTAAGCTTGGTGCCATCAACATTAATCTTGTTTACAAACTCTAGCTTTCTAAGTTCAGACAAGAATGAATCCTGACTTGCTCCATCCTCTAAAAGGATAGAAATTACTTCGTTACCCATTGCATTTTTCATGTTTTTGGGAGAATCAATTACCTGAATCTTACCACCGTCAATAATCCCAACTCTGTCGCAAAGTTGATCAGCCTCTTCCATGTAGTGAGTGGTAAGAAAGATAGTCATCTCAAATTCATCATGAATTTTTTTCAGATATTTCCAAATTTTTCTCCGTGTTTGGATATCCAGACCAACTGTAGGCTCGTCAAGAAACAAGACTTTTGGCCTGTGCAAAAGACCGCCTGCAATATCAAGTCTTTTTCTCATTCCACCAGAGTAAGTAACTACAGAATCATGCTGTTTGTCAGAGAGCTCAATTAATTCTAGAACGGCATCAATTCTGACATTTATTTCATTTTTTGGAATATGGTTGAGTTTTGCCTGCAACAAAAGATTCTCTCGTCCTGTAAGGTATTCATCAACGGTTGTTTCTTGTTGAACGTATCCAATATTCTCACGGACTTTTTTTGGATTTGCTGATACATCGAATCCAGAAATCAGAGCTTTGCCAGAGGTAGGTTTTAGCAATGTAGTTAGAATCATCATGGTGGTACTTTTTCCTGCACCGTTTGGCCCCAAGAATCCAAATATTTCTCCACTTTCAACTGAGAAAGAGACATCATTTACAGCTATTACATCTCCAAAGGATTTTGTCAGAGATTTTGTTTCAATAGAATGCAATGCTTTGATCGCATCATGCAATTATAAATTGCTAAGTGTTGATTTGAGACCGCATAAAAAATTTAAAGAGTAGCCAGATGATTTGTTGTATGATAGGATTATGCCAAAAATGCCACTCATCAAACGTAGAGATAACAGTACAGGAAGGGATTCCTGTTTGTCAAGCATGTTCTAAAAAAGCGCACTAGAGTGGTTTTAAAAAAGAAAAAAGAAATTATTCAGTTTTTTTGAATTCTTCTTTACTCATTCTCAGAATGATTTTTTCTCCGATTCCCCAAATTTCAGATTTGGACAATATTTTAGAATGCATCAAACCATCAGTAACTTCAATTGATTCAAGTTCGCTGGTTTCAGGATTTCTGTGTAGCCGTTTGACTTTGCCAATTTTATGGCCATCAATGTCAACCACTGAAACTCCGGTTCTCACAGGAGGTCTGCTAAGAAGCAGAGTTTCCTCAGAAAATTTGTCAATGAAATCCTCGGAAAGAAAATAATCCTTGTTGAATCCCTGATGGATTGTCACTCCGGATACGGTAAGTGTATCAGGATGAATGTGGATGTGTTTGACTTTACCATATCGAATTCCCTCGCGGTCTATCACTTTTTTTCCAGTAAACGAATCGGCAGTTGCAATGTTTGTAGGCATTCCTTCTAGTTTTACGGACATAAAATGATATCAGCAGATTTGCTTATCATACCAGATATCAGAAATTTCTATCAATGAGGTTAAATTACTTGACAGAAAAAAACACGCATGGAAATTAAGGAAGAGTTATTCAAGCCAATCCTAATCACAAAGGGGAGAAATACAGGTAATCCACATTCAGTCATGCTTCTGGCAGTCAACTTTAATGGCAAAATTTACTTTTCCAGACATAGACCGGATGGAGATTGGTTCAAAAACGCCATAGCAAATCCGCAGGTCAAAATAAAATACAAGGACAGGGTTTTTTCTGGACATGCAAAGTTAATCACCGACGAAGAATTCAGTAAGAAAATTTCAGAATTAAAATACCCAGGCGAAAAAAGGGCAAAAGAGAAAAGAGTGACGATAGAAATCACATTGGATTCTGCATGAACTGTTTTGATTTTTTCAAGTATTTGTACAAATAGTATACGGTCAACCCGCCAAGAACTACGGTCATTATGACAAACGGTAAAAACAGATCATATGAAGAAACAACGCCAGAATCAATCACAGTTTCTGCAATGTCCAGATTTTCTTCGGCAAAATCCTGAGGCTCGACGCTTTTTGCAAATTCCATCACGGGTTCTGATTCTGCAGTCATGGGGGCAGGCGCTGAAACAGATTCGGAAGATTCATCCACTCTAAATGACGCAGTATTTTTAGCAGAAAATTCTGCAGTTTTTTTGCTTGAAATTTCATTCATAGGAATTTGTTTTGTCTGTAACTGGAACAATGAAAGCAACCCTGACAGTCCAGTTGCAATTCCAAATCCCACAACTTTGTAAATATGCCTAAAGGAGCGAACAAGCAATTTGCTTTCTTTGGTTTTTTCTGAAAGTGTAGGAGGGACAATAACAATGCTGAATTTTGTTGCAGAGTAAATTTTCATGTCTTGTGACTTTGAGTTTTTTTCAATCTTTGAAATTTTGACTACACCTAAATCCTGAAGTTTGTTTAGGTGATACTTTACTAGTTGAAGAGAAATCTGAGTTTTTTGGGCAATCTGGTTTGCAGTTAATTCGTCGTTGAAGAGCAGTTGGAGTATTTCACGGCTAGAATCGTTGGTAAATAACTCTCCGAATAACTTTATTTTTTTGTCATCTGTTGCAAGAATTTTGATTTTTTCTGTAAAGCCATCATCAGCAGTTTCATCGGAAGACATCAGAAGGAATACTGTAAATCCAGCATATGTAAGTTGTTTGGTAAAATTGAAATTTCACTAAACCTTTTATCCCAAACTACAAAATAATAGCAATCACTAAAAGGCAGTTCTCAAAAAAAGAGTCTGGAAAGAGTGAAGGAAAAATGAATTCAAAAATAACAATCCCAATAGCAATCGTCATTTCGGTCATAGTCACAGCAGGTATTACGTATTCAATAGATTTTGAACAGCCCCAAATATCCCAAGTCTCAGATCCTGAAATAGTCTATGTCGAGAAATCAGACTATTTTGAAGGATCACAAAATATCAAAAAGATTTCATCACAAGAAGATCTAAAAAAAATTCTTGAGGAATCTGCTGTTTTCGGAGGAGGATTTTTTGACAACAGAATATTTTCCACAAGAGCAATGGTAGACGATGCAGTAATGATGGAATCAGACGGGTTTACAGGTGCACCACCACCGGCACCATCAATGCCTACAGAAGCCGTAACAAAATCAGAATCTGGAGGCGCAGACTATTCCACTACAAATGTTCAAGTTGAAAATGTAGATGAGCCAGACTATCTAAAAAATGATTCAAAATATGTATACATTGTATCTCAAAACACTCTGACTATTATTGATGCATATCCAGCAGAATCTGCGAAGATAATTCTCAAAATCGCACTAGACATCGAGTCTCAATATATTCAAAACATGTTTCTAAATGGAGAAAGGCTAGTAATATTTTACAACGGGCAAAGCGATGACGAGATAATTCCACTTTATGACTTTGTGCCAAGACGTTCGTACAGTCAAGTTACACATGCATTAATTGTGGATGTTTCAGATAAAGAGAATCCAACTATTCTCAAAGACTATTCCATTGATGGGTATTTTACTGATGCAAGAATGATCGGAGACTATGCATACTTTGTAACAAATAGCAACATAGATCATCAATATCCAAGACTGCCCGTAATTTTGGAAAGATCTGTTCCAATTTTGACACCTGAGGCATTTTACTTTGATAACGTAGAACAGTTTTCAAACTTTAACACATTAACTGCAATAGACATATTTGGAGACACGATTAATTCAGAAACATTCCTTATGGGATATTCTGGTTCCATCTATGTTTCTGAGGAGAATTTTTACTTGACTTATCAGCAAAACATGCCATACGGATTTTATGAGGACTCGGCTAGAGACAGATTCTTTGATGTCATAGTACCGTTATTGCCAAACTACATTCAGGAAAAAATCAGACAAATCCAAGATGATTCCACAATTAGCGCATCAACTAAATGGCTAAAAATTTCAGAAGTGATGCAAAATTCATACAATGAAATGGATAAAAATGACAAAGAAAAGTTATTTGAGAAAATAAAAGAGGCCTTGATCAAATACGACAAAAAAATTCAAGAGGAAGCAAACAAGACAATAATTCACAAGATTTCAATTGACGAGGATAAAATAGAATATGTTGCAAAAGGCACAGTCCCTGGCAGATTACTAAACCAGTTTTCCATGGATGAAAGCGGAGACAGATTCAGAGTTGCAACCACATTAGAACACTATTCTCAATATCAAGGAACAGTTCGCTCAAATTCAGTCTATATCTTAGATGGTAATCTAAACATCGTTGGAGGACTAGACAATATTGCGCCTGACGAGAGTATTTTCTCAGCCAGATTTATGGGCGATAGATTATACCTGGTAACATTCCAACAAATCGATCCCTTCTTTGTGATTGATTTGTCATCAGACAAGCCAAAGATTTTAGGGGAATTGAAGATTCCAGGATTTTCAAACTATTTGCACCCATACGATAATGAACACATTATTGGAGTAGGTAGAGACACCAAAGAAATTGAAAATGGCAGAGTCCAGCAGTTAGGAATCAAAATTGCGTTATTCAACGTAGCAGATGTGAAGAACCCAAGGGTCGTAGATGACATAGTCATTGGGGACAGCTCCACATATTCTGAAGCATTAAACAATCACAAAGCATTCTTTTTTGATAAAAAAAGAGGCATCCTTTCACTTCCAATTACTAGTGATGTGAAAAGTTTAGACGAAGTTTCTAGTGCAAAGATGATAGCACCAGAATATAATCGCTGGAGTGGATTCTATGTATTTGATTTAGATAAAATAGACGGACTCAACATCATGGGAACAATAGCTCATTCATCAGAAGACTCGAGATATTACGGGATGGGAAACGCCAGAACATTCTACATTGATGACGTATTGTATACAGCATCAGAAGGATACCTAAAGATGAACAACTTTGAGGATCTAAAAGAAATCAATTCGATAAAATTTGAAAACACTGGAAAGTTCATAGAATACCTCAAAGAGGACTTGGTTCGATAAACTACACCAGATGAACTATAGTTGAAACACCGCGTCTGTCAAATTCAACATCGTTTTCAACCTCACTAATTGTCACAGTAAATGAAATAACATCACGCGGTTTTGCATTTTCTGCATGAAGTTTCAGATGTATATCCATCATTTCAAACTCTTGTGTTGGCAAATCATTCTCATCAATGTATGCATCACAGGTGGACTCTACTCTAAATCGATCATCTTTAAAATGAAAACCCAATTTCATTTTCCTTCCATCTCTTCCATGCCCCTTTACATTTACGTCAACAATACCAGGACGTGTTTCGGTGTAACCAGATTTATGATTAACAAAGACTCCTATTTCAAGAGGCTTGCCTGCGGTGGATTCTGCCATCTTTTGTATGCCATCATTCATCACCACATCGATTGCCTTGATTGATTGAGCAACCTTTGCTATCCATTCATTAGTCCTAGTAATGGTTGCACGAATACCGGCTCGCCTTCTCTTGTCTTCATCTTCGGGTAGTTTGTAATAGTCTACCCACGCTTCATAGTCATGGGATATATCCTCAATGAAATCAATGCATGTTCTTCTATATTCATCAACATTGTCGGTTCTCTCTGATGCGTCATCGCTACACATTCCATCAAAATCCATCGGCATGGCCATAAATAGAATTAATCCAAGTTCTAAAAAAACCAATCTTAAGATAAATTAATGATTATAATAGGAATTTTGTTTAAGAAAATAATGATATTTTCTGAAATAGTTACCGATCTTCAAAATCAATTAAAAAAAGACCTGGCACAAATTAGATTTCTGCTAAAGAAAAACCCCGCATTAGGATATGCAAGAATCGTGGAAATTGGAAAAGAGGTTGGGAAAAAATACAACATCAAGTTAATCGTGAATTTTCCAAAAAAAGGAATGATTGATGAATTTGATATGTATGGCAAAAGAGACTTGAGTCTAATTGTAGATTATGACCTAAAGAGATTTCCAATAGATAGAGAAATAATTAAACAAAAAGCAAAAGAGATTCTAGGGGATGTTCAAACAGAAGATGCATACATGTATGAAAATAAAGAAGGGGTAAGAGTATTCACAGATAATTGGAAGATAGACATCCTACCTCATTCAGTACACATCTGGACTGAATTTAATGAAAATGTTACAGCGTTTTGTAATTGGCTAATGGAGAACGCTTACAAGATGAAAAACAAGTAAAACTTTGCAAATCAGAGACTTTCTAGTTCTTCAAGCAAATCTTGTGCTTCAGAATTTTCTGGTTGTAATTTTAAAATACGCTTGCAACAATCAATTGCCTCATCTTTTTGCTCCAATGCCAAGTGGACGTTTGTTTTCAGAGTAAGATTTTCTACATCGGTATTGTCAAGTTCAAATGCTTTGTCAAAATAAGGTAACGCTTTTTTTGCATCATCTACAATTAGATAGACACTTCCCATAATGAACATAAAATCATGATCATCCGAAAATTCTGATTCCAAGCTTTTTCCAAGTTTTATTGCATCACTATATTCGCCATCTTTTAGTAATTTTTTTAGACGGCGTTTTGGATGTTTGAAAAGCCCTACCATGTCGATATGTTATTTTAGGATTTTCGTAATTTGAATGTAGGACATTAGATAGTGTTTAATCAAACAAGGATTCTGGTTGGTATCCACTTGGTTTTGATGTTGAAATAGATTGAGGAATCTTCATGATGCCTTCTTTTATTAAGAATTGAATTCCTTGTACAAAGGAATTGTCATCTATGGAACCGTCAGCCCACCAACCTGCATTGTTCTTTACCCATGATGGAATGTTATTTGCGCTTCCACCAGAGCCTTGAACTGTGGGAGGAATCTTCATGATGCCTTCTTTTATTAAGAATTGAATTCCTTGTACAAAGGAATTGTCATCTATGGAACCGTCAGCCCACCAACCTGCATTGTTCTTAATCCAATCAGGAATTTTTTGTACTGGAATTGTACCATCAGCTGCAAATATTG
This window harbors:
- a CDS encoding ArsR/SmtB family transcription factor, which codes for MSSDETADDGFTEKIKILATDDKKIKLFGELFTNDSSREILQLLFNDELTANQIAQKTQISLQLVKYHLNKLQDLGVVKISKIEKNSKSQDMKIYSATKFSIVIVPPTLSEKTKESKLLVRSFRHIYKVVGFGIATGLSGLLSLFQLQTKQIPMNEISSKKTAEFSAKNTASFRVDESSESVSAPAPMTAESEPVMEFAKSVEPQDFAEENLDIAETVIDSGVVSSYDLFLPFVIMTVVLGGLTVYYLYKYLKKSKQFMQNPM
- a CDS encoding PRC-barrel domain-containing protein, with product MSVKLEGMPTNIATADSFTGKKVIDREGIRYGKVKHIHIHPDTLTVSGVTIHQGFNKDYFLSEDFIDKFSEETLLLSRPPVRTGVSVVDIDGHKIGKVKRLHRNPETSELESIEVTDGLMHSKILSKSEIWGIGEKIILRMSKEEFKKTE
- a CDS encoding tetratricopeptide repeat protein: MVGLFKHPKRRLKKLLKDGEYSDAIKLGKSLESEFSDDHDFMFIMGSVYLIVDDAKKALPYFDKAFELDNTDVENLTLKTNVHLALEQKDEAIDCCKRILKLQPENSEAQDLLEELESL
- a CDS encoding beta-propeller domain-containing protein: MNSKITIPIAIVISVIVTAGITYSIDFEQPQISQVSDPEIVYVEKSDYFEGSQNIKKISSQEDLKKILEESAVFGGGFFDNRIFSTRAMVDDAVMMESDGFTGAPPPAPSMPTEAVTKSESGGADYSTTNVQVENVDEPDYLKNDSKYVYIVSQNTLTIIDAYPAESAKIILKIALDIESQYIQNMFLNGERLVIFYNGQSDDEIIPLYDFVPRRSYSQVTHALIVDVSDKENPTILKDYSIDGYFTDARMIGDYAYFVTNSNIDHQYPRLPVILERSVPILTPEAFYFDNVEQFSNFNTLTAIDIFGDTINSETFLMGYSGSIYVSEENFYLTYQQNMPYGFYEDSARDRFFDVIVPLLPNYIQEKIRQIQDDSTISASTKWLKISEVMQNSYNEMDKNDKEKLFEKIKEALIKYDKKIQEEANKTIIHKISIDEDKIEYVAKGTVPGRLLNQFSMDESGDRFRVATTLEHYSQYQGTVRSNSVYILDGNLNIVGGLDNIAPDESIFSARFMGDRLYLVTFQQIDPFFVIDLSSDKPKILGELKIPGFSNYLHPYDNEHIIGVGRDTKEIENGRVQQLGIKIALFNVADVKNPRVVDDIVIGDSSTYSEALNNHKAFFFDKKRGILSLPITSDVKSLDEVSSAKMIAPEYNRWSGFYVFDLDKIDGLNIMGTIAHSSEDSRYYGMGNARTFYIDDVLYTASEGYLKMNNFEDLKEINSIKFENTGKFIEYLKEDLVR
- the pstS gene encoding phosphate ABC transporter substrate-binding protein PstS; translation: MRAKITSILLIATLVAILPPLNANASSMPDAPNPNVEFNLTGAGATFPFPLIDLWRVEYKNAYNNVNLNYQSIGSGGGIKQHIEKTVNFAASDAPMKESERELAPGTLHIPESIGGVVVAYNIPEVPNKGLKLTADVVSKIFLGEITKWNDPAITAENPGLNLPAKDIVTAHRSDGSGTTFVFTDYLTTVSPTWDEKIGAGKSVPWPTGLASAGNEGVAGIVKSTEYAIGYIELAYAFQTGMSYASIQNADKTAFIEPTLDSISAASSGVADTLPASEDSWAHVSIVNAPGPDSYPIASFTYLLVYDDLKQVTKNKDQAKAVIHMIHWMITDGQEFSSSLLYVPLADKVVELGKQGLSKVTYDGEILWDYKAASTGSLEIPKWIRDNAKWWSEGLISDQDYINGLQFLIKQGILKV
- a CDS encoding 6-bladed beta-propeller codes for the protein MFFSIFLAFSAVPSSFALGDYDLISEWGQFGISKPGYFSYPEFIAVDADGNSYISDLGNKRIQKFSSDGQYLTHWGQSGTLPGEFHYPSGIAVSSDFIFVADHDLHKIQKFYLNGTFADQWGSKGIHDGEFKYPNGIAVDSDNFVYVVDTGNQRIQKFTSDGEFVLSFGTSGMGSGQFLTAIGIDIDEQGDVYVTDKGNRKIEKFDSDGSFIKSFQFRGLNYVFSPSGIEVDPNGTIYVINSDTGRILHLKQDIGLTLNIFDKNGPYPQMFSSPTDIALGINGELLVVDSAGHKIYSLETPFYVEPEVSETIEIIEPEISEDYSSDKIDPTIMAPSNMILDATGLLTFVDIGQALAADTESGVKAILNNAPEEFSLGVSKVTWIAFDNAGNTAETYQTITINACGHVYSDYNMIIGTDGDDFIQGTSADDLIFGLSGVDIINGNDGDDCIFGGDGDDVIYGNNGNDTMMGNSGNDVLRGDSGYDILYSHSGSDVMDGGDDSDGCYSPADSQTDLLINCES
- a CDS encoding ABC transporter permease, translating into MNTLMYDTYTIFWRELKRYKKSRSGVLIRLIQPAIWIIVIGNTFSGTQPLIQSVGFEGEYIEFMAPGVIILTAIFTSIFGGVNTLWDRRYGFMNKALTSPISRSAIALGKMSAISLIAAMQASLILGIALAIGVTFPNPIMIAPIMAIVILFSLGFSGISVIVAATAKSQETFWGVINFLGMPLFMLSPALFPLELLPNWLAMIAKLNPVTYTVLLVRELMTGISEGGISIALSLGVISVFVLVMVGLASYVFTREVNKPF
- a CDS encoding ATP-binding cassette domain-containing protein, whose amino-acid sequence is MHSIETKSLTKSFGDVIAVNDVSFSVESGEIFGFLGPNGAGKSTTMMILTTLLKPTSGKALISGFDVSANPKKVRENIGYVQQETTVDEYLTGRENLLLQAKLNHIPKNEINVRIDAVLELIELSDKQHDSVVTYSGGMRKRLDIAGGLLHRPKVLFLDEPTVGLDIQTRRKIWKYLKKIHDEFEMTIFLTTHYMEEADQLCDRVGIIDGGKIQVIDSPKNMKNAMGNEVISILLEDGASQDSFLSELRKLEFVNKINVDGTKLTLFASNGTEVIPKIFQISSTLKIKITSIALTQPTLDDVFLSYTGHEIRDDDSKFNRKREHAKMKGLRA
- a CDS encoding nitroreductase/quinone reductase family protein, producing the protein MEIKEELFKPILITKGRNTGNPHSVMLLAVNFNGKIYFSRHRPDGDWFKNAIANPQVKIKYKDRVFSGHAKLITDEEFSKKISELKYPGEKRAKEKRVTIEITLDSA